A stretch of the uncultured Desulfobacter sp. genome encodes the following:
- a CDS encoding lipopolysaccharide kinase InaA family protein, translating into MIDEVYSKKTFSAIVMCNKQFLSDDMRQLLDNPDAFLDNSRTEIIQDNFKSKVGIIVLDGKKLVIKRHNYKSQWQKFRRYFRPTRSHRNWYYSNFLISRGIFVPTPVAFVEQRIAGVLRGMSHFVYEYVEGITGETYFKHNMESFEKAEQGMNMVVSLVDSIRELGIIHGDIRMSNLIFKDNRICLLDFDDMRPSQWYKLPRVRNRDIRGLKKDIFYNIPPALQKRFLDKLDKYDG; encoded by the coding sequence ATGATCGATGAAGTCTATTCAAAAAAAACGTTTTCAGCCATAGTGATGTGCAATAAACAATTCCTGTCAGATGACATGCGCCAACTACTGGACAATCCGGATGCTTTTCTGGACAACAGCAGGACTGAAATCATACAAGATAATTTTAAAAGTAAAGTCGGCATTATTGTTTTGGATGGTAAAAAACTTGTGATCAAACGACACAATTATAAATCCCAGTGGCAAAAGTTTAGGCGATATTTCAGACCGACACGTTCACACAGAAACTGGTACTATTCTAATTTTTTAATATCCAGAGGAATTTTTGTCCCAACCCCGGTGGCCTTTGTTGAACAACGGATTGCAGGCGTGTTACGCGGCATGTCACATTTTGTTTATGAATATGTGGAAGGTATCACAGGAGAAACCTATTTTAAGCACAATATGGAATCTTTTGAAAAGGCAGAGCAGGGAATGAATATGGTGGTTTCCCTTGTGGATAGCATCAGGGAATTAGGAATCATTCATGGTGATATACGAATGTCTAACCTGATTTTTAAAGATAACCGGATTTGCTTATTGGACTTTGATGATATGCGGCCAAGCCAATGGTACAAACTACCGCGTGTTAGAAATAGAGATATCAGGGGACTTAAAAAAGATATTTTTTATAATATTCCACCGGCACTTCAAAAACGGTTTCTGGATAAACTGGATAAATACGATGGGTAG